The Impatiens glandulifera chromosome 8, dImpGla2.1, whole genome shotgun sequence genome includes a window with the following:
- the LOC124912939 gene encoding protein BZR1 homolog 4-like, with amino-acid sequence MQNQNLPHLSLSQITPPTKPSLPALQFILLSSQIQFNSMKESHDHHHQSHSDSTNSVGVIKRTAIEKEKTKMRERQRRSITTRIFHGLRKHGGYTLPPRADINVVLRELAKEAGWIVEPDGTTYRTTATTTTTASKGSGCSICPLCGNAGKGSAASTPSSSVIIGGGGGDCSTTASPRRGITTGDPVTAAMAFAGPAYLSFYNSIGFETSNNMNPLAPCMYRRLIGGNGVTPATFAVANDLAAAAASNHTSPATSPPRGS; translated from the exons ATGCAAAACCAAAACCTTCctcatctttctctctctcagATTACTCCTCCTACAAAACCATCTCTACCTGCACTCCAATTCATCCTTCTCTCCAGccaaattcaattcaattcaatgaAGGAATCTCATGATCATCATCACCAATCACACTCCGATTCCACAAATTCCGTCGGAGTAATCAAGAGAACCGCAATCGAGAAAGAGAAAACCAAAATGAGAGAAAGACAAAGAAGATCCATCACTACTCGCATCTTCCATGGCCTCCGTAAACACGGTGGTTACACTCTCCCTCCTCGAGCCGATATCAATGTCGTCCTCCGTGAACTCGCTAAAGAAGCCGGATGGATAGTCGAACCAGACGGCACCACTTACCGCACCACCGCCACAACCACCACAACCGCCTCAAAA GGATCTGGTTGTTCCATCTGTCCTCTCTGCGGCAACGCCGGAAAAGGAAGCGCGGCATCGACTCCAAGCAGCAGCGTTATAATCGGCGGTGGCGGTGGCGATTGTTCTACAACCGCTTCGCCTCGGCGAGGGATAACAACCGGAGATCCAGTAACTGCTGCTATGGCTTTCGCTGGCCCTGCTTATCTATCATTCTACAACTCAATCGGTTTCGAGACGAGCAATAATATGAATCCACTAGCTCCGTGCATGTACAGGAGGCTGATCGGCGGCAATGGCGTCACGCCGGCGACATTTGCGGTGGCAAACGATctggcggcggcggcggcatcGAATCATACAAGTCCGGCGACTTCGCCGCCGCGGGGAagttag